The DNA segment TAGGGCAGGAACGCCATCCGGATGCCGAACGGCAGCTCCCACTCGCCCGCCCGCCCGAACTGCCAGAGCAGCAGGAAGAGGATCGGGACGGGCAGGCCCAGCAGGAAGGTCGTCCAGCCGCTGCGCCCGGGGCGGCGCCGGCGCCGGACGGTCGACAGCCGCTCGGTGGCGGTCGCCGCCTCGGCGGGGCGGGTCGTGGTGGTCATCGGCCGACCGCTCAGGCCGCCGGCGCGAACGTCGTGTCGACGACGTCCTCGATCGCGGGCGCGGAGTCGATGAAGCCGAGCTCCTGCATCTGCGTCGCGAGCGCGCCGAGCTGGCCCTGGTACTCCTCGCTGAGGTCGGAGCGGAGCCAGAAGTTCTCCAGCGCCGACTCGAGCACCTCCTGGTCGCCGCCGAATTCGGCGATCATGTCCGGCAGCCACTCGTCGACGCTCTCGGCCATGTAGGCGGTCGTCGCGGCGTGGGTGTCGACGACTTTCTGCACGACCTCCGGCTGCTCCTCGATCATCGCGCCGGTGGTGACCAGGCCGATGTTCACCCGGCCGATCGGCGTCGCGTACGGGTCGGCGATCTCGGTGCCGCCGGCCGCCTCCGCGATCGAGACGCCGATCTCCACGCCGAAGAACGCGTCGATCGAGCCGCTGGTGAACGCGGACGCCATCTCCGGCACCGGGATCGTGATCAGCTCGAGGTCGTCGTCGGTGAGCTCGGCCTGGTCGAGGTAGTAGCGCAGCGCGACCTCCTGGGCGCTGCCCTGGATGTAGCCGACCTTCTTGCCGGCCAGGTCCTCGACGGAGGAGATGCCCTCGCCGCCGAGGAAGCCCGAGCCGCCGTCCGCGGCGGACGCGACGATCTTCAGGTCCCGGTCCTGCGCGATCGAGGCGATCGTCGGGGTGACGCCCGAGATCGCGAAGTCGATCGTCCCGGCGACCAGGGCATCGCTGAGCG comes from the Rathayibacter festucae DSM 15932 genome and includes:
- a CDS encoding ABC transporter substrate-binding protein, which translates into the protein MPLSRPSTRTARRALALGAALAATLSLVACSGASDAASGDGGDTVTVTVGTLRGQPHFYQPFLYEQFAEEGVEFEVITLDTTPALSDALVAGTIDFAISGVTPTIASIAQDRDLKIVASAADGGSGFLGGEGISSVEDLAGKKVGYIQGSAQEVALRYYLDQAELTDDDLELITIPVPEMASAFTSGSIDAFFGVEIGVSIAEAAGGTEIADPYATPIGRVNIGLVTTGAMIEEQPEVVQKVVDTHAATTAYMAESVDEWLPDMIAEFGGDQEVLESALENFWLRSDLSEEYQGQLGALATQMQELGFIDSAPAIEDVVDTTFAPAA